Part of the Kitasatospora sp. NBC_00374 genome is shown below.
CAGGGTAGCGGCCGTCCCTCCCGCCTGCTGAGTCTTCGTGCGGAGGCCGGGCAGACGGCAGCGCGGGCAGGCTGTGCCGCCCGTGCGCGGAGACCCGTCGCTTCGCGATGTCACAGCGGTGCCGCGTCCGGCAGGCCGCTACGAATGGGCCACGACCTCGCCGGCCGTGACCTGGGGAGGATTGGGGAGCAGGGAGGCGAGGTGGTCCCGTACGAAGTCGGCCGCCCGGTGGTTCGATTCCTCGGCGCCGGCCCGGTCCTGGAAGACACTCGTCGAGACCATCACCCCGCCCCCGGCGTCGACCCAGTAGTAGGCCACGAAACCTGGGACCTGGCGGAGCAGCGTCACGAACCCGTCGTGCACGCGGCGTCCCGCCTCGGCCGGCTCGGTCACCCCTTCGTACCGCCGAACCACCGCATACATGGCTGATCTCCTCACTTGATCGCTGGGCCGTCTTCTGCGGAGACGGTGTACCCGTCGTGGGACGTGCGGCGTGCGCGACCTGCGCAAATCACCGGAAGGGGGACCCTCGGGGATCCGAACGGCGGTCTCCCGCCCGCTCCGGTGCCCGGGCCGGGCCGCCCGTCTCGGTGATGGTGCTCGCCACCGGGATCGCCCTGGTGGCCCGAGTGCGCGACGGCCGCCCTGGCGAGCGAGGTGCAGCGACTGCGGCAGCAGTGCCCGCAGATCGCCCATGACCATCGCCCCGCGCCGCTAGTGCGCCTGTCGGATCGGCCGCTCCGGCCCGAACCAGCGGGGCCCGGGAGTCGTGGATCCGGCGCCGCACGGCATCGCCGTCCCCGCACGCCTTCGCACGGTGTCCAGGCCACCGGGCAGCACCCTGTCAGCCATCACTACAGGCGCCTCAGCGCGGTGTGCCCGGGCCCGCGCCGGACGTCACGGTGCCGGGTAGACCGCGAGCGTCACCATGAACAGCTTCTTCCGGCCGAAACGGTCGGTGAGCCAGCCGAAGAACAACGAACCGGTGCACGCCCCGGCCACGTACAGGGCCGCCGCGACGGTGGTGACCTGGGCGGTGCTGATGTCGATGCCGGACCGGGCCAGTCGCCCGGCAATGTTGCCGACGATGGTCACTTCCAAGCCGTCCAGGATCCAGACGGTGCCCAGACCGATCACGATCCGCCAGTGCCAGCGCGACCAGGGCAGGCGGTCCAGTCTGGCGGGTACGTTGGTCCGGATCGGCTCGACCACCGCGGCGCCGGGTTCTGGCGGGCGAGGGTCGAGAGCGGACTGCTCGCTGCGGGGCAGAGATGTCCGGCCATCAAGGCCTCCCAGGGTCACGACCGGGCCGGTCCGCCCGGTACCGGCCAGACGTCTGCCCCGAGCAGGTCGAATCAGTCCTGGCGGTGACGGCATCGGCTCGGAGGCCGACGATCTGCCGGGCCTTCAGCTGCCGGCGGCGCGGCTACGGATGCGGCGGGACCCGGTCCGAGGCGGAGCCCTGGGATCCGGGCACGGCCTCCCCCTGGTCGATGGGCGCGCGGTCGGTGAGGCCGGCTCGAAGGGCCTGGAAGCTGTGGGCGAGCAGGCGGGAGACGTGCATCTGGGAGATGCCGAGGCGGCGGCCGATCTCGGCCTGGGTGAGGTCCTCGGTGAAGCGCAGCGCGAGGATCCTACGCTCGCGTTCGGGCAGTGCGGCGATCAGCGGCTTCAGGGACTGCACGTTCTCCACCACGGCCAACGCCGGGTCGCAGTGGCCGAGCCGGCTCTCCAGGGTGCTGTCGGCGTCCCCGTCACCGGACGGGGCGTCGAGGGAGGTCGTGCTGCGGGCGTTGGTGGCCAGGAGTGCCTCGGCGACCTCGTCCTGTGACAGGTCGACGTGTGCGGCGATTTCTTCGCTGCTGGGGGTTCGGCCGAGGTCCTGCTCCAGTTCGTCGGCGCCTTTGGCGACGGCGAGCCGGGCCTCCTGGAGGCGTCTGGGGACGTGCACGGCCCAGGTGGTGTCGCGGAAGAACCGGCGGATCTCTCCGATGATGGTCGGGAGCGCGAAAGTGGTGAACTCCACGCCGCGACCCGGGTCGAAGCGGTCGATGGCCTTGATGAGGCCTACGGTGCCGGTCTGGACGATGTCCTCCATCGGCTGGTGCGTGCCGCGGAACCGCCTCGCCGCGAACTTGACGAGGGAGAGGTTGAGCTCGATCAGGGTGCCGCGGACGTAGGAGTAGAGTTCGGTGCCCTGCTCGGCCTGTTGCAGCCGGAGCAGGAGGACCCTCGACAGCTCCCGGGCGTCGGCGGTGGTGGCGTTCAGGGGATCGGCGATCGCCGGCAGACCGTGTCGGTCAGGGGAGAAGCCGGATTCGGCGCGCGTTCCCGGTTCGACCTCCGGCGCCGCCGCGGACGGCACAGGCATTGATCATCCCTTCCTGGGCGGGCCCCGAAACCGCGCCTACCCGGACGCGGCCCGTCGAAACCTTCAGGACGCGCCGCGAGACCCCCTCCGATCCGACTTTGTCGCTGCCCTATTTCCGGTCGGCCATGGGGCGTAAAGCCGTGGGCTTCGGGCAGGCGCCTGACAGGGCCTTCGAGGTGCGAGCGGAGCTGAGGGCCGCGGACACGAGGTGACCGATGAGTGACAGGACGTTCCTGGGAACCGGCGGTGTGGAACGC
Proteins encoded:
- a CDS encoding SigB/SigF/SigG family RNA polymerase sigma factor produces the protein MPVPSAAAPEVEPGTRAESGFSPDRHGLPAIADPLNATTADARELSRVLLLRLQQAEQGTELYSYVRGTLIELNLSLVKFAARRFRGTHQPMEDIVQTGTVGLIKAIDRFDPGRGVEFTTFALPTIIGEIRRFFRDTTWAVHVPRRLQEARLAVAKGADELEQDLGRTPSSEEIAAHVDLSQDEVAEALLATNARSTTSLDAPSGDGDADSTLESRLGHCDPALAVVENVQSLKPLIAALPERERRILALRFTEDLTQAEIGRRLGISQMHVSRLLAHSFQALRAGLTDRAPIDQGEAVPGSQGSASDRVPPHP